One region of Caldimonas thermodepolymerans genomic DNA includes:
- a CDS encoding DUF2231 domain-containing protein gives MPRQEGPIQSRAAIAGHPLHPMMIHFPVAALLGLVAVDVAYVLGRDPFWARAGVWLAGVGAAGGWIASLAGLVDLVTVAPVRRLVTAWCHAIIAVMMLSLASFNWLLRVGDAQALVVPWGLYVSLLTAAMIALAAYLGGRLVYEHAVGVDLSG, from the coding sequence ATGCCCCGCCAGGAAGGACCGATCCAGAGCCGCGCCGCGATCGCCGGGCACCCGCTGCACCCGATGATGATCCACTTCCCGGTGGCGGCGCTCCTCGGCCTGGTGGCGGTGGACGTGGCCTACGTCCTCGGCCGCGACCCGTTCTGGGCGCGTGCCGGCGTCTGGCTTGCGGGCGTCGGCGCCGCGGGCGGATGGATCGCGAGCCTGGCCGGCCTGGTCGACCTGGTGACGGTGGCGCCGGTGCGGCGCCTGGTGACCGCCTGGTGCCACGCGATCATCGCGGTGATGATGCTGTCGCTCGCCTCGTTCAACTGGCTGCTGCGCGTGGGCGACGCCCAGGCACTCGTCGTACCGTGGGGGCTGTACGTCTCGCTGCTGACCGCCGCGATGATCGCGCTGGCGGCCTACCTGGGCGGACGCCTGGTCTACGAGCACGCGGTCGGCGTGGACCTGTCCGGCTAG
- a CDS encoding cytochrome c oxidase assembly protein, protein MPVTVRLALLLALPATAQAHAAWDTGPLSHLPVWGAQALLLALWIAGLAGAARVRPRLGERLAFHAATAVTAVALFGPFDERAATSTAMHMVQHMLLMVVAAPLWVLARPLPAWRAALGPWVDPWWQAVLRAGRHPVACAALHAAAIWAWHLPQPYLAAVGNNWWHVAEHASFAFSAWLFWWAVLRARRGHEAQAALALLFTLMHTGLLGALLTFARAPLYAPESRDLWDQQLAGLLMWVPGGAAYLAAAAWCAHRWLGRLQRAVPAGPQRTP, encoded by the coding sequence ATGCCTGTGACCGTGCGCTTGGCCCTGCTGCTGGCGCTGCCGGCGACCGCGCAAGCCCATGCGGCGTGGGACACCGGTCCGCTGTCGCACCTGCCGGTGTGGGGTGCGCAGGCCCTGCTGCTCGCGCTGTGGATCGCCGGGCTGGCCGGCGCCGCGCGCGTGCGGCCCCGCCTCGGGGAACGCCTCGCGTTCCACGCCGCCACGGCCGTGACCGCGGTCGCGCTGTTCGGGCCGTTCGACGAGCGGGCAGCGACGAGCACCGCGATGCACATGGTGCAGCACATGCTGCTGATGGTGGTCGCGGCCCCGCTGTGGGTTCTGGCACGCCCGCTGCCCGCCTGGCGCGCCGCGCTCGGCCCCTGGGTCGATCCATGGTGGCAGGCGGTGCTGCGCGCCGGGCGGCATCCGGTGGCCTGCGCGGCCCTGCATGCGGCGGCGATCTGGGCCTGGCACCTGCCGCAGCCCTACCTGGCTGCGGTCGGGAACAACTGGTGGCATGTCGCCGAGCACGCGAGCTTCGCGTTCAGCGCCTGGCTGTTCTGGTGGGCGGTGCTGCGCGCGCGCCGCGGGCACGAGGCGCAGGCCGCGCTCGCGCTGCTGTTCACGCTGATGCACACCGGCCTGCTGGGCGCACTGCTCACCTTCGCACGCGCACCGCTGTACGCGCCGGAGTCGCGCGACCTGTGGGACCAGCAGCTGGCCGGTCTCCTGATGTGGGTGCCCGGCGGCGCCGCCTACCTCGCCGCTGCGGCGTGGTGTGCGCACCGCTGGCTGGGCCGGCTGCAACGCGCGGTGCCGGCCGGCCCGCAACGGACTCCCTAG
- a CDS encoding SAM-dependent methyltransferase — MKHISSRRLFMASTLRTAAAVALPMALPLVRAQEGTAVALDVPYVPTPQPVVDRMLQLARVGPDDVVYDLGCGDGRVVITAAKAYGARGIGIDIDPQRIAEARANAKRAGVTDKVEFRIGDLFEADFSEATVVTLYLLPSINQRLRPQLWRQLRVGARVVSHDFDMGSQWPPEHTENVANKTIYAWTITQANKDAAR, encoded by the coding sequence ATGAAGCACATTTCGTCCCGTCGCCTGTTCATGGCCTCCACGCTGCGCACCGCCGCGGCCGTGGCCCTGCCCATGGCCCTGCCGCTGGTGCGCGCCCAGGAAGGCACGGCCGTCGCGCTGGACGTGCCCTACGTGCCGACGCCCCAGCCCGTGGTCGACCGCATGCTGCAGCTGGCCCGGGTGGGGCCGGACGACGTGGTCTACGACCTGGGCTGTGGCGACGGCCGGGTGGTGATCACGGCCGCCAAGGCGTACGGCGCGCGCGGGATCGGCATCGACATCGACCCGCAGCGCATCGCCGAGGCGCGCGCCAATGCGAAGCGCGCCGGCGTGACGGACAAGGTCGAGTTCCGCATCGGCGACCTGTTCGAGGCGGACTTCTCCGAGGCCACGGTGGTCACGCTGTACCTGCTGCCGTCGATCAACCAGCGCCTGCGTCCGCAGCTGTGGCGCCAGCTGCGCGTGGGCGCGCGGGTGGTTTCGCACGACTTCGACATGGGCAGCCAGTGGCCGCCCGAGCACACCGAGAACGTCGCCAACAAGACCATCTACGCCTGGACCATCACGCAGGCGAACAAGGACGCCGCGCGCTGA
- a CDS encoding CopD family protein, with translation MPWLKLLHIAALIVWCGALLYLPGAIAASSARSVGELFHAPHDQMARSLFTLVATPAALVAIASGTAVFLADQTLALWLIVKLTLVCALVLCHAACGVLLLRVERDRERPVGAACSLVALVALALIGAIAWLVLGKPF, from the coding sequence ATGCCCTGGCTCAAGCTGCTGCACATCGCGGCCCTGATCGTCTGGTGCGGCGCGTTGCTGTACCTGCCGGGCGCGATCGCGGCCAGCTCGGCGCGGTCGGTGGGCGAGCTGTTCCACGCGCCGCACGACCAGATGGCGCGCTCGCTGTTCACGCTGGTCGCCACGCCGGCCGCGCTGGTCGCGATCGCCTCGGGTACCGCGGTGTTCCTGGCCGACCAGACGCTCGCGCTGTGGCTGATCGTCAAGCTGACGCTGGTGTGCGCGCTGGTGCTGTGCCATGCCGCCTGCGGCGTGCTGCTGCTGCGCGTCGAGCGCGACCGCGAACGGCCGGTCGGCGCGGCGTGCAGCCTCGTGGCCCTGGTGGCGCTGGCGCTGATCGGCGCGATCGCGTGGCTGGTGCTGGGCAAGCCGTTCTGA
- a CDS encoding TRAP transporter small permease: MNSPTLARCGLWLRRLAEAAMALGMAGMVLAVFTNVVLRYVFDTGIVFYEELSRLLFVWLVCIGAIVASVEHKHLGFDMLTSRLKGWPRTACAVLARLGIAYVMVLMAIGSWRQVEAGMESRSTVIGYPLALAAASTLVLAVGMLAVLAVQVLQRERPGAPHGKDEGQVE, from the coding sequence ATGAACTCGCCCACCCTTGCCCGCTGCGGCCTGTGGCTGCGCCGGCTGGCCGAAGCCGCGATGGCGCTCGGCATGGCCGGCATGGTGCTCGCGGTGTTCACCAACGTCGTGCTGCGCTACGTGTTCGACACCGGCATCGTGTTCTACGAGGAACTGTCGCGCCTGCTGTTCGTCTGGCTGGTGTGCATCGGCGCGATCGTGGCCTCGGTCGAGCACAAGCACCTGGGCTTCGACATGCTGACCTCGCGCCTGAAGGGCTGGCCGCGCACGGCGTGCGCGGTGCTCGCCCGCCTGGGCATCGCCTACGTGATGGTGCTGATGGCCATCGGCTCGTGGCGCCAGGTCGAAGCGGGCATGGAAAGCCGCAGCACGGTGATCGGCTACCCGCTCGCGCTGGCCGCCGCCTCGACCCTGGTGCTGGCGGTCGGGATGCTGGCGGTGCTCGCGGTCCAGGTGCTGCAACGCGAGCGGCCGGGCGCACCGCATGGCAAGGACGAAGGGCAGGTGGAGTAG
- the ctaD gene encoding cytochrome c oxidase subunit I, with the protein MSGSPPSASPARAQAQARAELEAVWANPTGWRALAIVNHSSIGLRFMVTGGVFFLIAGLLAMLMRSQLAVPHHAFMTAEAYHQAFTMHGTLMMFLFAVPMLEGLACYLIPKMLGARDLVFPRLSAFGYWCYLFGGAIVTSSLLLGVAPHSGWFMYVPLASNVHSPGIHNDFWLLGITFVEISAVSAGVELAVSILRTRAPGMALHRMPIFAWYILVMALMIVAGFPPLILGSILLELERAAGLPFFDVTRGGDPLLWQHLFWLFGHPEVYIIFLPAAGIVSTVLPVFARRPLVGYRWAVVAVISTGFISFGLWVHHMFTVGIPQLAQAFFSAASMLVAVPTGIQLFAWLATLWTGRPVMRIPMLWIVGFLVIFVAGGLTGVMLALVPFDWQVHDTHFVVAHMHYVLVGGMLFPLLAGLYYWMPHFSGRMPSERLARWGFWLTFAGFNGTFLVMHWTGLLGMPRRVYTYDPGLGWEVPNLVSSIFSFVMAAGIATVLLDFALHFRFGRPARQNPWDADTLEWATDLPPAPYNFVSLPPVETRHPLWEHPALPRDIAEARHALPHARHGRRETLGSDPLTGAPREVVHLPGNSFLPFQAGLVLATVCLSLLLKAYVVAALAAVVAVALLLRWVWENGAHPRAAPGTDDLPSGLRLHSRTFDGPGLWGMGLTLLADGALFLSLMFGWMYLWTASPGFTAPARSPLPAAAMLGAAALASAGAAWLARLVRQLRRGDERGLQGQLFGLGLLGLAQATLTLWLLRASPIAPTTNAHDAVIGVVLGFLLLHGALAAVLSLLQAWRVGHRYVGLHAPYEPAVLAQLWLFQAGCTWVASGALLLFPATFGRSP; encoded by the coding sequence ATGAGCGGGTCCCCCCCTTCCGCTTCCCCGGCCCGCGCGCAGGCCCAGGCGCGTGCCGAGCTCGAGGCCGTCTGGGCCAACCCGACCGGCTGGAGGGCGCTGGCCATCGTCAACCACTCGTCGATCGGCCTGCGCTTCATGGTCACCGGCGGCGTGTTCTTCCTGATCGCCGGGCTGCTGGCGATGCTGATGCGCTCGCAGCTGGCCGTCCCGCACCACGCCTTCATGACGGCCGAGGCCTACCACCAGGCGTTCACCATGCACGGCACGCTGATGATGTTCCTGTTCGCGGTGCCGATGCTGGAGGGCCTCGCGTGCTACCTGATTCCCAAGATGCTGGGCGCGCGCGACCTGGTGTTCCCTCGCCTGAGTGCGTTCGGCTACTGGTGCTACCTGTTCGGCGGCGCGATCGTCACCTCCAGCCTGCTCCTCGGCGTGGCGCCGCACTCCGGCTGGTTCATGTACGTGCCGCTGGCCAGCAACGTCCACTCGCCCGGCATCCACAACGACTTCTGGCTGCTGGGCATCACCTTCGTGGAGATCTCGGCGGTGTCGGCCGGCGTGGAGCTGGCCGTCTCCATCCTGCGCACGCGCGCGCCCGGCATGGCGCTGCACCGCATGCCGATCTTCGCCTGGTACATCCTGGTCATGGCGCTGATGATCGTGGCGGGCTTTCCGCCACTGATCCTCGGCAGCATCCTGCTCGAGCTGGAACGTGCCGCAGGGCTGCCCTTCTTCGACGTCACCCGCGGCGGCGACCCGCTGCTGTGGCAGCACCTGTTCTGGCTGTTCGGCCACCCCGAGGTCTACATCATCTTCCTGCCTGCCGCGGGCATCGTCTCCACCGTGCTGCCGGTGTTCGCGCGCCGGCCGCTGGTGGGCTACCGCTGGGCGGTGGTCGCGGTCATCAGCACCGGCTTCATCAGCTTCGGCCTGTGGGTGCACCACATGTTCACGGTCGGCATCCCGCAGCTTGCGCAGGCGTTCTTCTCGGCCGCCAGCATGCTGGTCGCGGTGCCCACCGGCATCCAGCTCTTCGCATGGCTGGCCACGCTGTGGACCGGCAGGCCGGTGATGCGCATCCCGATGCTGTGGATCGTCGGCTTCCTGGTGATCTTCGTCGCCGGCGGCCTGACCGGGGTGATGCTGGCGCTGGTACCGTTCGACTGGCAGGTGCACGACACGCACTTCGTCGTCGCGCACATGCACTACGTGCTGGTGGGCGGCATGCTGTTCCCGCTGCTGGCCGGCCTGTACTACTGGATGCCGCACTTCAGCGGCCGCATGCCCTCCGAGCGACTGGCCAGGTGGGGCTTCTGGCTGACCTTCGCCGGCTTCAACGGCACCTTCCTCGTGATGCACTGGACCGGGCTGCTGGGCATGCCGCGGCGCGTCTACACCTACGACCCCGGCCTGGGCTGGGAAGTGCCGAACCTGGTCTCGTCCATCTTCAGCTTCGTGATGGCCGCGGGCATCGCGACCGTGCTGCTGGACTTCGCGCTGCACTTCCGCTTCGGCCGGCCGGCGCGCCAGAACCCCTGGGACGCCGACACGCTGGAGTGGGCCACCGACCTGCCGCCCGCCCCGTACAACTTCGTCAGCCTGCCGCCCGTCGAAACCCGTCATCCGCTGTGGGAACACCCGGCGCTGCCGCGCGACATCGCCGAGGCACGCCACGCCCTGCCCCACGCACGCCACGGGCGGCGCGAGACGCTGGGCAGCGACCCGCTCACCGGTGCGCCGCGCGAGGTCGTGCACCTGCCGGGCAACTCCTTCCTGCCGTTCCAGGCCGGGCTGGTGCTGGCCACGGTCTGCCTCTCGCTGCTGCTCAAGGCCTATGTCGTCGCGGCACTGGCCGCGGTCGTCGCCGTCGCGCTGCTGCTGCGCTGGGTGTGGGAGAACGGCGCGCACCCGCGCGCGGCCCCCGGGACCGACGACCTGCCGTCCGGGCTGCGGCTGCATTCGCGCACCTTCGACGGCCCGGGCCTGTGGGGCATGGGGCTGACGCTGCTGGCCGACGGCGCACTGTTCCTGTCGCTGATGTTCGGCTGGATGTACCTGTGGACCGCATCGCCCGGGTTCACCGCGCCGGCGCGCTCGCCCCTGCCGGCCGCCGCCATGCTGGGCGCCGCCGCCCTGGCGAGCGCGGGCGCGGCGTGGCTGGCGCGACTCGTGCGGCAGCTGCGGCGCGGCGACGAACGCGGCTTGCAAGGACAACTGTTCGGGCTGGGACTGCTGGGCCTCGCACAGGCGACGCTGACGCTGTGGCTGCTGCGGGCTTCGCCGATCGCGCCGACCACGAACGCGCACGACGCCGTCATCGGCGTGGTGCTGGGCTTCCTGCTGCTGCACGGTGCGCTGGCCGCGGTGCTGTCGCTGCTGCAGGCCTGGCGGGTCGGCCACCGCTACGTCGGGCTGCATGCGCCGTACGAGCCGGCAGTGCTGGCGCAGCTGTGGCTGTTCCAGGCCGGCTGCACCTGGGTGGCCAGCGGCGCGCTGCTGCTGTTCCCGGCCACGTTCGGGAGGTCGCCGTGA
- a CDS encoding LacI family DNA-binding transcriptional regulator has product MASPAARRRRSSGRVTLTDVAREAGVSPITASRALRGERGVGAELVARVQEAVKRLGYVPDPAARALASSRSTQVAVLVPMLSNTLFVDLLEAVHRILFPAGYQSLIGVTHYDPAEEELLLRSYLAHRPAGLLVTGFDRTEASRQLILGSGLPCVHLMETTEAPGVYCVGFSQVEAGAAITEHLLSRGRRRIAFVAAQLDPRTMQRAEGYRRALRQAGCYDARLELLSPERSSLALGAQLFEELLATRRDIDAVFFCNDDLAQGGLLAAHRLRIPVPGRVAIAGFNDLAGSDQMLPPLTTVHTPRVEVGEAGARMLLQLMRGEKPSPSCVKLPYRVVVRQST; this is encoded by the coding sequence ATGGCCTCCCCGGCAGCCCGCCGCCGTCGCTCCAGCGGCCGCGTGACGCTCACCGACGTGGCCCGCGAGGCGGGCGTCAGTCCCATCACGGCGTCGCGCGCGCTGCGCGGCGAGCGTGGCGTCGGGGCCGAGCTGGTGGCGCGCGTGCAGGAGGCGGTCAAGCGGCTCGGCTACGTGCCCGACCCGGCCGCCCGGGCGCTGGCCTCGTCGCGCAGCACGCAGGTGGCGGTGCTGGTGCCGATGCTGTCCAACACCCTGTTCGTCGACCTGCTGGAGGCAGTGCACCGCATCCTGTTCCCGGCGGGCTACCAGTCGCTCATCGGCGTGACCCACTACGACCCGGCCGAGGAGGAGCTGCTGCTGCGCAGCTACCTGGCGCATCGCCCGGCGGGGCTGCTGGTCACCGGCTTCGATCGCACCGAAGCGAGCCGCCAGCTGATCCTGGGCAGCGGGCTGCCCTGCGTGCACCTGATGGAGACCACCGAGGCGCCGGGCGTGTACTGCGTGGGCTTCTCGCAGGTCGAGGCCGGCGCGGCCATCACCGAGCACCTGCTGTCGCGCGGTCGACGGCGCATCGCCTTCGTCGCGGCGCAGCTGGACCCGCGCACGATGCAGCGTGCCGAGGGCTACCGCCGCGCGCTGCGCCAGGCCGGCTGCTACGACGCGCGGCTGGAGCTGCTCAGCCCCGAGCGCTCGTCGCTGGCGCTGGGCGCGCAGCTGTTCGAGGAGCTGCTGGCCACGCGGCGCGACATCGACGCGGTGTTCTTCTGCAACGACGACCTGGCGCAAGGCGGCCTGCTGGCTGCGCACCGCCTCCGCATCCCGGTCCCCGGGCGCGTCGCGATCGCCGGCTTCAACGACCTGGCCGGCAGCGACCAGATGCTGCCGCCGCTGACCACCGTGCACACGCCGCGCGTCGAGGTCGGTGAAGCGGGCGCGCGCATGCTTCTGCAGCTGATGCGCGGCGAGAAACCCTCGCCGTCGTGCGTGAAGCTGCCCTATCGCGTCGTGGTGCGGCAGAGCACCTGA
- the coxB gene encoding cytochrome c oxidase subunit II yields MAGTAALAGCSGPQSTLDPAGPAADVVATLWWWMFGYGTLVLLVVVGLWLHALYRRRPEPDEAQARRTGRRWIVGGGLLLPLASIAVLLAFGVPAGHGMLPWPVAAGPAALRIEVVGHQWWWEVRYPDAGLQLRDELVLPVGRPVDVHVSSRDVIHSFWVPRLGGKIDAIPGRTNVIRLRADRAGAMRGQCAEFCGDAHAHMTMRVRALHADEFEAWLAAARR; encoded by the coding sequence GTGGCGGGAACGGCGGCGCTGGCCGGATGCAGCGGGCCTCAGTCGACGCTCGACCCGGCCGGGCCGGCGGCCGATGTCGTGGCGACGCTCTGGTGGTGGATGTTCGGGTACGGCACGCTGGTGCTCCTGGTCGTCGTCGGGCTGTGGCTGCATGCGCTGTACCGGCGCCGGCCCGAACCGGACGAGGCGCAGGCCCGGCGCACCGGCCGGCGCTGGATCGTCGGCGGCGGCCTGCTGCTGCCGCTGGCCAGCATCGCCGTGCTGCTGGCATTCGGCGTACCCGCCGGCCACGGCATGCTGCCGTGGCCCGTCGCGGCCGGGCCGGCGGCGCTGCGCATCGAGGTCGTCGGCCACCAGTGGTGGTGGGAGGTGCGCTACCCGGACGCCGGCCTGCAGCTGCGCGACGAGCTGGTGCTGCCGGTCGGCCGCCCGGTGGACGTGCACGTGAGCAGCCGCGACGTGATCCACTCGTTCTGGGTCCCGCGGCTGGGCGGCAAGATCGACGCGATCCCCGGGCGCACCAACGTGATCCGGCTGCGGGCCGACCGCGCCGGCGCGATGCGCGGGCAGTGCGCCGAGTTCTGCGGCGATGCGCACGCCCACATGACGATGCGGGTGCGCGCGCTGCATGCCGATGAATTCGAGGCCTGGCTGGCCGCGGCGCGACGATGA
- a CDS encoding gluconokinase: MDSATKPAGRPVSPALVVMGVAGCGKSSLGQACAEALGWPLLEGDEYHPAANIEKMRAGIALTDADREGWLDRLGSLLRDAGNGAVLTCSALRQRYRDRLRSFVPGLRFAFLELGEADAYARVAARPNHPFPPSLVRSQFATLEPPVGEPGVLRLDALRPLCELRDETVAWMRGELDAKESA, from the coding sequence ATGGATAGCGCTACCAAACCTGCCGGCCGGCCCGTTTCCCCCGCGCTCGTCGTGATGGGCGTGGCCGGCTGCGGCAAGTCCAGCCTGGGACAGGCCTGCGCCGAGGCCCTCGGCTGGCCCCTGCTCGAAGGCGACGAATACCACCCGGCGGCCAACATCGAGAAGATGCGTGCCGGCATCGCCCTCACCGATGCCGACCGCGAAGGCTGGCTGGACCGCCTCGGCAGCCTGCTGCGCGATGCCGGCAACGGCGCGGTGCTGACCTGTTCTGCGCTCAGACAGCGCTACCGAGACCGCCTGCGCAGCTTCGTGCCCGGCCTGCGCTTCGCCTTCCTCGAGCTCGGCGAAGCCGACGCCTACGCGCGCGTCGCCGCACGGCCGAACCATCCGTTCCCGCCCAGCCTGGTGCGCAGCCAGTTCGCGACGCTGGAACCCCCGGTCGGCGAGCCGGGCGTGCTGCGCCTGGATGCCCTGCGCCCGCTGTGCGAGCTGCGCGACGAGACCGTCGCCTGGATGCGCGGCGAGCTTGACGCGAAGGAGTCCGCATGA
- a CDS encoding TRAP transporter large permease, translating into MVVTLIFIAVLLAAMLIGMPIAHALVLTGVALMYHLDFFDAQLLAQNLQAGFDSFPLLAVPFFILAGELMNAGGLSRRIIDLARSFVGHIRGGLGFVAIGAAVLLASMSGSAIADTAALATILLPMMRQQQYPDSYSAGLLAGGGIIAPIIPPSMPFVIYGVTTNTSISKLFLSGIFPGLMMGLFLIFAWWWIARTHRLAPMERVSWRDRLRALGRSAWALMMPVIILGGLKGGVFTPTEAAVVAAVYALFVSVFVYRELDARGVWEVLVASSKTTAVVMFLCGAATVTAYMITLADLPNELSRVFAPVMDRPVLFMALMMVFLVIVGTAMDLTPTILIFAPVVAPMAAKAGIDPVYFGFMFIYTGCLGLITPPVGTVQNVVAGVGRLRMETVIRGTSPFLVMYFVLLVLFVLFPQLILTPLKWIH; encoded by the coding sequence ATGGTCGTGACCCTGATCTTCATCGCCGTGCTGCTGGCAGCCATGCTGATCGGCATGCCGATCGCGCACGCGCTGGTGCTCACGGGCGTGGCCCTGATGTACCACCTGGATTTCTTCGATGCCCAGCTGCTGGCGCAGAACCTGCAGGCCGGCTTCGACAGCTTCCCGCTGCTGGCCGTGCCGTTCTTCATCCTGGCCGGCGAGCTGATGAACGCCGGCGGCCTGAGCCGCCGCATCATCGACCTGGCCCGCTCCTTCGTCGGCCACATCCGCGGCGGACTGGGCTTCGTCGCGATCGGTGCGGCGGTGCTGCTGGCCAGCATGTCCGGCTCGGCCATCGCGGACACCGCGGCGCTGGCCACCATCCTGCTGCCGATGATGCGCCAGCAGCAGTACCCCGACAGCTACAGCGCGGGGCTGCTGGCCGGCGGCGGCATCATCGCCCCCATCATCCCGCCGTCGATGCCCTTCGTCATCTACGGCGTCACCACCAACACCTCGATCAGCAAGCTGTTCCTCTCGGGCATCTTCCCCGGGCTGATGATGGGCCTGTTCCTGATCTTCGCCTGGTGGTGGATCGCGCGCACCCACCGGCTCGCGCCGATGGAGCGCGTCAGCTGGCGCGACCGCCTGCGCGCGCTGGGTCGCAGCGCCTGGGCGCTGATGATGCCGGTGATCATCCTGGGCGGCCTCAAGGGCGGCGTGTTCACGCCGACCGAAGCCGCCGTGGTCGCCGCCGTCTACGCGCTGTTCGTCTCGGTGTTCGTCTACCGCGAGCTGGATGCGCGCGGGGTCTGGGAGGTGCTGGTCGCCTCCAGCAAGACCACCGCGGTGGTGATGTTCCTGTGCGGCGCGGCCACGGTGACGGCCTACATGATCACGCTGGCCGACCTGCCCAACGAACTGTCGCGGGTGTTCGCACCGGTGATGGACCGCCCGGTGCTGTTCATGGCGCTGATGATGGTGTTCCTCGTGATCGTCGGCACCGCAATGGACCTGACGCCCACCATCCTGATCTTCGCGCCGGTGGTGGCGCCGATGGCAGCCAAGGCCGGCATCGACCCGGTGTACTTCGGCTTCATGTTCATCTACACCGGCTGCCTGGGCCTGATCACCCCGCCGGTGGGCACGGTGCAGAACGTCGTGGCCGGCGTCGGGCGGCTGCGCATGGAGACCGTCATCCGCGGCACCTCGCCGTTCCTCGTCATGTACTTCGTGCTGCTGGTGCTGTTCGTGCTGTTCCCGCAGCTCATCCTCACCCCCCTGAAGTGGATCCACTGA
- a CDS encoding APC family permease yields MSAPAGAGPREVLGLREAVAITVGIVIGAGIFKAPAMVAGLTGDPAWMFGAWLLGGLISLVGALCYAELATTYPHAGGDYHFLHRAFGRSVSLLFGWARLSVITTGSIALLGFVFGDYMTAILPLPGLSPAGSAAVYAALSIVGLSWINLLGIRASSSTQLWLTCLEIGGLLLVLAAALLANAAPAAPPSPAPAATPSAAAFGLAMVFVLLTYGGWNEAAYISAEVRDARRNMVKALVLSIGLITLLYLLVNWAYWRALGLQGMADSQALAADVLALEFGAAGQVVISVMIAITALTSINATMIVGARTSYALGRDWTALRWLGEWNDLRGAPANALRLQCVVALALVALGLATGGGFNTMVEFTAPVFWLFFLLSGLSLMVLRWREPQAVRPFRVPLYPQLPLVFCATCGYMLWSSLSYVGAQTLGGLNAAWVSVGVLALGLLLLWWLRGAARTAPAS; encoded by the coding sequence GTGAGTGCACCCGCCGGTGCCGGTCCGCGGGAGGTGCTGGGCTTGCGGGAAGCCGTCGCGATCACGGTCGGCATCGTCATCGGCGCGGGCATCTTCAAGGCACCGGCCATGGTGGCGGGACTGACCGGCGATCCGGCGTGGATGTTCGGCGCCTGGCTGCTCGGCGGCCTGATCTCGCTGGTCGGCGCGTTGTGCTACGCGGAGCTGGCCACCACCTATCCCCACGCCGGGGGCGACTACCACTTCCTGCACCGCGCCTTCGGGCGCTCGGTCTCGCTGCTGTTCGGCTGGGCCCGGCTGTCGGTGATCACGACCGGCTCGATCGCGCTGCTGGGCTTCGTGTTCGGCGACTACATGACGGCCATCCTGCCGCTGCCCGGCCTGAGCCCTGCGGGCAGCGCCGCGGTCTACGCGGCGCTGTCCATCGTCGGGCTCAGCTGGATCAACCTGCTGGGCATCCGCGCCAGCAGCTCGACGCAGCTGTGGCTGACCTGCCTGGAGATCGGCGGGCTGCTGCTGGTGCTTGCCGCCGCGCTGCTCGCGAACGCGGCGCCGGCCGCGCCGCCCTCCCCCGCCCCGGCCGCGACGCCGTCGGCGGCCGCCTTCGGGCTGGCGATGGTGTTCGTGCTGCTGACCTACGGCGGCTGGAACGAGGCCGCCTACATCAGCGCCGAGGTGCGCGACGCGCGCCGCAACATGGTCAAGGCGCTGGTGCTGTCGATCGGCCTGATCACGCTGCTGTACTTGCTGGTCAACTGGGCCTACTGGCGCGCGCTGGGGCTCCAGGGCATGGCCGACTCGCAGGCGCTGGCCGCCGACGTGCTGGCGCTGGAGTTCGGCGCTGCCGGCCAGGTGGTGATCTCGGTGATGATCGCGATCACGGCGCTGACCTCGATCAATGCGACGATGATCGTGGGTGCGCGCACCAGCTATGCGCTCGGACGCGACTGGACCGCGCTGCGCTGGCTCGGCGAATGGAACGACCTGCGCGGCGCGCCGGCCAACGCGCTGCGCCTGCAGTGCGTCGTGGCGCTGGCGCTGGTCGCGCTGGGGCTGGCCACCGGCGGCGGCTTCAACACCATGGTCGAGTTCACCGCGCCGGTGTTCTGGCTGTTCTTCCTGCTCTCGGGCCTGTCGCTGATGGTGTTGCGCTGGCGCGAGCCGCAGGCCGTGCGCCCGTTCCGGGTGCCGCTGTACCCGCAGCTGCCGCTCGTGTTCTGCGCCACCTGCGGCTACATGCTGTGGTCCAGCCTTTCCTATGTCGGCGCACAGACGCTGGGCGGGCTCAATGCCGCCTGGGTCAGCGTCGGCGTGCTCGCGCTGGGCCTGCTGCTGTTGTGGTGGCTGCGCGGTGCCGCCCGCACCGCCCCCGCTTCGTGA